The following coding sequences lie in one Phragmites australis chromosome 8, lpPhrAust1.1, whole genome shotgun sequence genomic window:
- the LOC133927615 gene encoding uncharacterized mitochondrial protein AtMg00860-like: MALLCQVIGVEVDEEKIKVVREWPPLQNVSQVQSFLGLAGFYRRFVKDFSTIAALINELLKKEVSFQWGGTQEEAFEELKAKLTAAPLFALPDFSKIPNVEAHAGGLMGHFGAKKTENMLANHFFWPKMRHDVERYVQ, from the exons atggcTTTGTTGTGTCAGGTCATAGGTGTGGAGGTGGATGAGGAAAAGATCAAAGTTGTTCGTGAGTGGCCACCTCTGCAAAATGTGAGCCAAGTGCAGAGCTTTCTTGGCCTTGCTGGTTTCTACCGTCGGTTTGTGAAGGacttcagcaccattgctgccctgATCAATGAGTTACTAAAGAAAGAAGTGTCTTTTCAATGGGGTGGCACACAAGAGGAGGCATTTGAGGAGCTAAAAGCTAAGTTGACAGCAGCACCACTATTTGCACTACCAGATTTCAGTAAG ATTCCAAATGTG GAAGCTCATGCAGGTGGACTTATGGGTCATTTTGGTGCCAAGAAGACTGAGAATATGTTGGCTaaccatttcttttggccaaagatgaggcaCGATGTTGAGAGATATGTGCAGTGA
- the LOC133927614 gene encoding fasciclin-like arabinogalactan protein 1, whose amino-acid sequence MPLAEVVTASTVLLPLLLVLSASPLCHGASGHNITAILAAHPNFTEFSGALSRTGVAAEIDRRTTITVLAVDNVVMAQLQARRLKPDDFLLVISLQILLDYFDAAKLGSLQGGFAQVTSLYQASGKAPGSDGILNITTHPGGRVTFAQSGPSDAPPPAFYQKYIQETPYDIAVLQVSALISSRAAEAQAPAPPPDAALRLTDLLSKNGCGGFACLLAATADAAATYDRSIGAGHGLTVFCPEDKAVSAFNPTFKNLTADGQLALLLYHGVAVHYSEQSLKEINGDVNTLSTEGGKNYSLTIRADGETVKLSSTAPSTARVIKTVLDKAPLAVYLIDALLLPRELINNGQGRTAPSPAPVAAPAHAPTLNPVPVLAPPAPAATLPPVPVLAPPAPSPVPTPSRRPVPPPEHAPAPSPDEDNAPPADEKNNGASGMASWTIGAAVAAAAPTIVLLL is encoded by the coding sequence ATGCCTCTCGCCGAGGTCGTCACCGCCTCCaccgtcctcctccccctcctccttgtcctctctGCATCTCCGTTGTGTCATGGCGCCTCAGGCCACAACATCACGGCTATCCTCGCGGCCCACCCTAACTTCACCGAGTTCAGCGGCGCCCTGAGCCGCACCGGCGTCGCGGCTGAGATCGACCGCCGCACCACCATTACCGTCCTCGCCGTCGACAACGTCGTGATGGCGCAGCTCCAGGCGCGACGCCTCAAGCCGGACGACTTCCTGCTCGTTATCTCCCTCCAAATCCTCTTGGACTACTTCGATGCCGCCAAGCTCGGGAGCCTCCAAGGCGGTTTCGCGCAGGTCACTAGCCTATACCAGGCCTCCGGCAAGGCGCCGGGAAGCGACGGCATCCTGAACATCACCACACACCCCGGCGGGCGCGTGACGTTCGCGCAGTCAGGCCCCTCggacgcgccgccgcccgcgttCTACCAGAAGTACATCCAGGAAACGCCCTACGACATCGCCGTCCTACAGGTGAGCGCCCTGATCTCGTCCCGAGCGGCGGAGGCGCaggcgcccgcgccgccgccagacGCGGCGCTGAGATTGACGGATCTCCTGTCCAAGAACGGGTGTGGGGGCTTCGCCTGTCTCCTCGCCGCGACGGCCGACGCGGCCGCGACGTACGACCGCAGCATCGGCGCCGGCCACGGGCTCACCGTCTTCTGCCCGGAGGACAAGGCAGTATCGGCCTTCAACCCCACGTTTAAGAACCTCACCGCCGACGGACAGCTTGCACTCCTGCTTTACCACGGCGTGGCGGTTCACTACTCCGAGCAGTCGCTCAAGGAGATCAATGGGGACGTGAACACGCTTTCCACGGAAGGGGGCAAGAACTACAGCCTCACTATCCGTGCCGACGGGGAGACGGTGAAACTGTCGTCGACGGCCCCGAGCACTGCCAGGGTGATCAAGACGGTGTTGGACAAGGCTCCACTCGCCGTCTACCTCATCGACGCCCTATTGTTGCCCAGAGAGCTCATCAACAATGGACAAGGCCGCACGGCGCCGTCACCCGCGCCGGTCGCGGCTCCTGCACATGCACCTACGCTTAACCCTGTTCCTGTCTTGGCGCCGCCGGCACCTGCAGCTACGCTTCCCCCTGTTCCTGTCTTGGCGCCGCCGGCACCTTCACCTGTACCTACGCCCAGTCGTCGCCCAGTGCCACCGCCAGAGCACGCTCCCGCGCCTTCACCGGATGAGGACAACGCGCCGCCTGCAGATGAGAAGAACAATGGCGCAAGCGGCATGGCGTCATGGACTATCGGCGcagcggtggccgccgcggcgccgACGATCGTGTTGCTGCTGTAG